In Lysinibacillus sp. FSL M8-0337, the following proteins share a genomic window:
- a CDS encoding aspartate aminotransferase family protein: MVQTNLKSDVLKKDEQYVWHSMKPYNPQATYVVEKSDGARIVDTEGVEYIDAMAGLWCVNAGYGRKELADVAHEQMMKNAYAPLSQGHLPAVELAEKINQMLGGDYVIFFSNSGSEANETAFKIARQYHQQKGQSARYKIVSRYRAYHGSSFGALAATGQAERKYKYEPLTPGFIHVAPPDQYRDPENDATASGELASVKAVDKLMTWELGDTIAAMILEPIITGGGVIMPPENYMKGIEAVCQKHGALMIVDEVICGFGRTGKPFGFMNYGVKPDIITMAKGITSGYLPLSATAVKREIYEAFTGSDAYGYFRHVNTFGGSPVACAVALKNIEILEREALFERSKVVGASTLETLQQALNTHPHVGDVRGKGLLIGIELVVDKESKEPLPVEKVNAVIAACKGQGVIIGKNGATVAGFNNVLTLSPPLNIVQHDLDKIIEVVIENIKKI, translated from the coding sequence ATGGTTCAAACAAATCTGAAGAGTGACGTATTAAAAAAGGATGAACAGTATGTCTGGCATTCAATGAAGCCTTATAATCCGCAAGCCACATATGTAGTAGAGAAATCGGATGGGGCAAGAATCGTTGATACGGAAGGTGTTGAATACATTGATGCGATGGCAGGTTTATGGTGTGTCAATGCAGGCTATGGACGGAAGGAATTAGCTGATGTTGCACATGAGCAGATGATGAAAAACGCCTATGCACCTCTATCGCAAGGGCATTTACCTGCAGTTGAATTAGCTGAAAAGATTAATCAAATGCTTGGTGGCGATTATGTTATTTTCTTTTCGAATAGTGGTTCTGAAGCAAATGAAACAGCATTTAAAATTGCCCGTCAATACCATCAGCAAAAAGGGCAAAGTGCACGCTATAAAATTGTCTCACGTTATCGGGCTTACCACGGAAGTTCGTTTGGAGCTTTAGCTGCAACGGGGCAAGCAGAACGAAAATATAAATATGAACCGCTAACACCGGGATTTATTCATGTGGCGCCACCAGACCAATATCGAGATCCGGAAAATGATGCAACAGCTTCCGGTGAGCTAGCAAGTGTCAAGGCTGTCGATAAGTTGATGACATGGGAACTTGGCGATACGATTGCTGCGATGATATTAGAACCAATTATTACGGGTGGTGGTGTAATCATGCCACCGGAAAATTACATGAAGGGCATCGAGGCGGTTTGTCAAAAACATGGGGCATTAATGATTGTCGATGAAGTCATTTGTGGATTTGGTCGCACAGGAAAGCCGTTTGGTTTTATGAACTATGGGGTGAAACCTGACATTATCACAATGGCTAAAGGTATTACAAGTGGGTATTTACCATTATCAGCAACGGCAGTGAAACGCGAAATTTATGAGGCGTTTACAGGTTCAGATGCCTACGGTTATTTCCGCCATGTCAATACATTTGGTGGCTCTCCTGTAGCCTGTGCTGTCGCATTGAAGAATATCGAAATTCTAGAGCGAGAAGCATTATTCGAGCGCTCCAAGGTAGTGGGAGCTAGTACACTCGAAACACTTCAACAAGCTTTAAATACACATCCACATGTTGGGGATGTACGTGGCAAAGGCTTATTAATAGGAATTGAATTAGTCGTAGATAAAGAGTCAAAAGAGCCCTTACCAGTGGAAAAAGTGAACGCTGTCATTGCTGCATGCAAAGGGCAGGGTGTGATAATCGGGAAAAACGGCGCAACAGTGGCAGGGTTTAACAATGTTCTAACTCTATCCCCACCACTTAATATTGTCCAACATGATTTAGATAAAATAATTGAAGTTGTTATTGAAAATATAAAAAAAATATAA
- a CDS encoding QueT transporter family protein: MKVKFLAASGIIAALYIAVTMLVAPFGFTEVQFRVSEIFNHLVAFNPRFAVGIIMGVFISNLFSPLGAYDLVFGVGQTMITLGLLIVICKFVQNIWARLIINTFLFTCTMFIIAFELNLALELPFLWTWLTVAAGEFVVLAVGAPIMYMLNKRLNFKNMI; this comes from the coding sequence ATGAAAGTGAAATTTTTAGCAGCAAGTGGCATTATTGCCGCGCTCTATATTGCTGTTACAATGCTCGTCGCACCATTTGGTTTTACAGAGGTGCAATTCCGCGTATCGGAAATTTTTAATCATTTAGTTGCCTTTAACCCTCGCTTTGCCGTTGGGATTATTATGGGTGTGTTTATTTCCAATCTATTTTCACCACTCGGTGCCTATGATTTAGTGTTTGGCGTTGGGCAGACAATGATTACGCTTGGCCTTTTAATTGTGATTTGTAAATTTGTCCAAAATATATGGGCGCGTTTAATCATTAACACATTTTTATTTACATGCACAATGTTTATCATCGCCTTCGAACTGAACTTAGCATTAGAATTACCATTCCTGTGGACATGGTTAACTGTCGCAGCGGGTGAATTTGTTGTATTAGCAGTCGGTGCACCGATTATGTATATGCTCAACAAGCGCCTAAATTTCAAAAATATGATTTAA
- the trpB gene encoding tryptophan synthase subunit beta: MGTAVEQKGYFGEFGGSFVPEELQNVLNILDENFQKYKDDEEFKNELDYYFREYIGRKSPLYFAENLTKQLGGAKIYLKREDLNHTGSHKINNVLGQILLAKRMGANRVIAETGAGQHGVATATACAMFGMDCTVYMGLEDTKRQALNVFRMELLGAKVVAVDKGQGRLKDAVDEAFADLVENYETTFYLLGSAVGPHPFPSMVKHFQSVISRESREQILEKEGKLPAAVLACVGGGSNAIGAFAEYIADEGVHLIGIEPEKAATLNEGTPGELHGFKCLVLQDAQGNPLPTYSIAAGLDYPGAGPEHSYLKTIGRGEYVTVSNEEVLEAFQVLSKVEGIIPALESSHAVAHAIKLAPTLSPDESIIINISGRGDKDVEQVFNMLKNKATL, translated from the coding sequence ATGGGTACAGCAGTAGAGCAAAAGGGATATTTCGGTGAATTTGGAGGTAGCTTCGTTCCTGAAGAGCTTCAAAATGTATTAAATATTTTAGATGAGAATTTCCAAAAATATAAAGATGATGAAGAGTTTAAAAATGAACTAGACTATTATTTCCGTGAATATATTGGTCGAAAATCGCCACTGTATTTTGCAGAAAATTTAACGAAGCAACTTGGCGGCGCTAAAATTTACTTAAAGCGTGAAGATTTAAATCATACTGGTTCACATAAAATCAATAATGTACTAGGTCAAATTTTACTTGCAAAACGTATGGGCGCAAATCGTGTTATCGCCGAGACGGGCGCAGGTCAACACGGCGTTGCAACAGCTACTGCTTGCGCAATGTTTGGCATGGATTGCACAGTTTACATGGGACTAGAAGATACAAAGCGACAAGCATTAAATGTATTCCGTATGGAGTTATTAGGTGCTAAAGTTGTTGCCGTTGATAAAGGCCAAGGTCGTCTGAAAGATGCAGTAGACGAAGCATTTGCTGATTTAGTAGAAAACTATGAAACAACTTTCTATTTATTAGGCTCTGCGGTAGGGCCACATCCATTCCCTTCAATGGTGAAACATTTCCAATCAGTGATTAGCCGTGAAAGTCGTGAGCAAATTTTAGAAAAAGAAGGCAAGCTCCCTGCTGCAGTTCTTGCATGTGTCGGTGGTGGTAGTAATGCAATCGGTGCATTTGCAGAATATATCGCCGATGAAGGCGTTCATTTAATCGGTATTGAACCAGAAAAAGCAGCAACATTAAATGAAGGTACTCCAGGTGAATTGCATGGTTTTAAATGCTTAGTATTGCAAGATGCACAAGGTAATCCATTACCAACATATTCAATTGCTGCTGGTCTTGACTACCCTGGGGCTGGTCCTGAACATAGTTATTTAAAAACAATTGGCCGCGGCGAGTATGTAACTGTATCAAATGAAGAAGTGCTTGAAGCATTCCAAGTACTATCAAAAGTGGAGGGAATTATCCCCGCACTAGAGAGCTCGCATGCTGTAGCACATGCTATAAAATTAGCACCAACGCTATCGCCTGACGAAAGTATTATTATTAATATTTCAGGTCGTGGAGATAAAGACGTTGAACAAGTATTCAATATGTTAAAAAATAAAGCTACACTATAA
- a CDS encoding PucR family transcriptional regulator yields MSQFKLQVKDVLKNEHFQSAEVIAGKDGLLRIVKWAHVIEIVQVDNFLAGDELILTTGISLQHHLEDFIFFVEMLIKKNCAALCIEYGTYLQAIPEAIQSLANRHDFPIIVFHETVPFVRITQDLHSQIMNQQYFMISSLENYAQTLNKNALLGQNTDDILQTIHHTLRTQIIFSIKDRDAIFFPNMPLAKRQQLLTLPQSAPQFKHAPIFIVDQHYADLTLYRTDGLFSEFELLILDRTATALAQLLMREFYIEEKRDIEDATILADWIDHKLTKEEIYKFIVSHHANFTHSSNAVFILSSPYTMMKGQEDIVYSKLYYRNLFEQNGFVPFLFERKSYVVFILLHTKDCKASRDLLNSLFSTLQTTDFYKKQQAQGYQLAIGKIVADVEEIPKSYQTALETLYICRKVQTTSFFYDDLHLYYLIYKLQMQVDLQEVIQDYLQPVIEYDKKYNSKLLETLQVYLQTNGSKQQTANQLFIVRQTLYHRLKKLENLLGENFMKGHNRITLEFMLLAHSLIEDKK; encoded by the coding sequence ATGAGTCAATTTAAACTTCAAGTGAAGGATGTATTAAAAAATGAACACTTTCAAAGTGCAGAGGTCATTGCAGGAAAAGACGGATTATTACGCATTGTTAAGTGGGCACATGTTATTGAAATTGTGCAAGTGGATAATTTCTTAGCAGGGGACGAATTAATTTTGACGACGGGGATTAGTTTACAGCATCATCTTGAGGACTTTATCTTTTTCGTCGAGATGTTAATTAAAAAAAATTGTGCAGCACTGTGCATAGAATACGGCACTTACTTACAGGCAATACCTGAAGCTATACAATCACTGGCTAATCGCCATGACTTTCCAATCATTGTATTTCATGAGACAGTGCCCTTTGTTCGGATTACACAGGATTTACATAGCCAAATTATGAATCAACAATATTTCATGATTTCCTCATTAGAAAATTACGCACAAACGTTAAACAAAAATGCCCTTCTTGGACAAAACACTGATGACATTTTGCAAACCATTCATCATACATTACGTACACAAATCATTTTTTCCATTAAAGACCGAGATGCTATCTTTTTCCCAAACATGCCTCTAGCGAAACGACAGCAATTATTAACGTTGCCACAATCAGCACCACAATTTAAACATGCACCTATTTTTATTGTCGATCAGCATTATGCCGATTTGACCCTTTATCGAACGGATGGATTATTTTCTGAATTTGAATTACTCATTTTAGACCGGACAGCAACGGCACTCGCTCAGCTTTTAATGCGTGAGTTCTATATAGAAGAAAAAAGAGATATTGAGGATGCCACTATTTTAGCGGATTGGATTGATCACAAGCTGACGAAAGAAGAAATCTATAAATTTATCGTATCCCATCATGCTAACTTTACGCACTCTAGTAATGCTGTCTTTATTTTATCGTCGCCTTATACAATGATGAAAGGTCAGGAGGATATTGTTTATAGCAAACTTTACTATAGAAATTTATTTGAACAGAATGGTTTTGTCCCCTTTCTGTTCGAGCGAAAGAGCTATGTCGTATTTATCTTACTCCACACTAAAGATTGTAAAGCGAGTCGTGATTTATTAAATTCGCTCTTTTCTACGCTCCAGACAACGGATTTTTATAAAAAGCAGCAAGCACAGGGCTATCAACTAGCTATTGGTAAGATTGTGGCGGATGTCGAGGAAATTCCGAAGAGTTATCAAACAGCTTTGGAAACATTATATATTTGTCGCAAAGTTCAAACGACATCATTTTTTTATGATGACTTGCATTTATATTACCTAATTTATAAATTACAAATGCAAGTTGACTTGCAAGAAGTCATTCAGGATTATTTACAGCCTGTGATTGAATATGATAAAAAATACAACAGCAAGCTGTTAGAAACACTGCAAGTCTACTTACAAACGAATGGCTCGAAACAACAAACAGCAAATCAATTGTTTATCGTGCGGCAAACACTCTATCATCGCCTAAAGAAGCTTGAAAATTTGCTAGGAGAAAATTTCATGAAAGGGCACAATCGGATTACACTTGAGTTTATGCTTCTAGCTCATTCGTTAATTGAAGATAAAAAATGA
- a CDS encoding long-chain fatty acid--CoA ligase, protein MMQTPLVLTNFFKRAESYFARKTIVSRTSAHKIHRLTYGEWAKRTRRLADALTKLGMEKGKKIGSFAWNQHRHLEAYFAVPCSGAILHMVNIRLSEEHLIYIINHAEDEILMIDIDLVPIIENIASELKTVKHYIIMTDEETLPETTLPNALSYEELLAAADENFEFPDDLEEEAPAGMCYTSATTGNPKGVVYSHRGLVLHSMMLSMSDSMGISERDVVMPIVPMFHANAWGLPFASVNVGATQVLPGPQFTSDLILDLVEQEQVTLTAGVPTIWIGALQEQEKRERDISSLRAICCGGSASPTRLIRTFEEKYGIPYIVVYGMTETTPIVALSNYMSWMEEWPIEKRIEARATQGMTMAGIESSIINDHGEVPWDGETMGELRLRGPWISHEYYRDERTKDAYRDGWLFTGDIAVRTADGFIKITDRTKDLIKSGGEWISSVDLENALMTHDAIFEAAVIAIPHAKWQERPLACVVLKEGMAATEEELLAFLESQFAKWWVPDDIVFLDEIPKTSVGKFLKAKLRDNVAEIYPKLNTLV, encoded by the coding sequence ATGATGCAAACACCATTAGTATTAACAAACTTTTTTAAGCGAGCTGAGAGTTACTTCGCTAGAAAGACAATCGTGTCGCGTACAAGTGCACATAAAATTCACCGTTTAACATATGGAGAATGGGCGAAAAGGACGCGTCGTTTAGCAGATGCGCTGACAAAGCTGGGGATGGAAAAGGGGAAGAAGATTGGTTCCTTCGCGTGGAATCAGCATCGCCACTTAGAGGCGTATTTTGCAGTGCCATGTTCTGGTGCCATTTTGCATATGGTTAATATTCGCTTATCCGAAGAGCATTTAATTTATATCATTAACCATGCCGAGGATGAAATTTTAATGATTGATATTGATTTGGTTCCTATCATTGAAAATATCGCAAGTGAGCTAAAAACAGTAAAACACTATATTATTATGACTGATGAAGAGACGTTACCAGAGACAACGTTACCGAATGCTTTATCCTATGAAGAATTATTAGCTGCTGCAGATGAAAACTTCGAATTTCCAGATGATTTAGAGGAAGAAGCACCTGCTGGTATGTGTTATACAAGTGCTACAACAGGAAATCCAAAAGGGGTTGTTTATTCACATCGTGGCTTAGTGTTACACAGTATGATGTTGAGTATGTCTGACTCTATGGGTATTTCAGAGCGCGATGTTGTGATGCCAATTGTACCAATGTTTCATGCAAATGCATGGGGGTTGCCATTTGCAAGTGTCAATGTCGGTGCAACCCAAGTGCTGCCAGGACCTCAATTTACTTCTGATTTGATTTTAGATTTAGTGGAGCAAGAACAGGTGACATTGACTGCGGGTGTGCCGACCATTTGGATTGGTGCACTGCAAGAACAGGAGAAGCGAGAGCGAGATATCAGTTCGCTTCGTGCGATTTGTTGTGGTGGCTCGGCTTCACCAACACGTTTAATTCGCACGTTTGAAGAAAAATACGGCATACCATACATCGTGGTATATGGTATGACAGAGACAACGCCAATCGTTGCGTTATCAAATTATATGTCATGGATGGAAGAATGGCCGATTGAAAAACGTATTGAAGCTCGTGCTACGCAAGGAATGACAATGGCTGGTATTGAGTCAAGCATTATCAACGATCATGGGGAAGTGCCATGGGACGGTGAGACCATGGGTGAATTACGTCTACGTGGTCCGTGGATTTCACACGAGTACTATCGTGATGAGCGCACAAAGGATGCCTATCGAGATGGCTGGTTATTTACGGGAGATATTGCGGTTCGTACGGCTGATGGCTTTATTAAAATTACCGACCGAACTAAAGATTTAATTAAATCTGGTGGTGAGTGGATTTCTTCTGTAGATTTGGAAAATGCATTAATGACGCACGATGCTATTTTCGAAGCAGCAGTTATTGCAATTCCACATGCCAAATGGCAAGAACGGCCACTTGCCTGCGTCGTTTTAAAAGAAGGAATGGCAGCAACAGAAGAAGAATTGCTAGCATTTTTAGAAAGTCAATTTGCGAAATGGTGGGTGCCAGACGATATTGTCTTTTTAGATGAAATCCCAAAAACATCTGTAGGAAAGTTCTTAAAGGCTAAGTTACGTGACAATGTAGCGGAAATCTATCCGAAACTAAATACGCTAGTGTAA
- a CDS encoding methyl-accepting chemotaxis protein, protein MHFFRYIKVKDKLLVLMIVCVLSNVLLGIFSVDYLRKMSWHASESYTEALVPIGWLNELEEAQRHLDYLMDSGGEYREMTAILKNIEQPLSDLEKIVIDKKMNHQVNKYNSVFSQQIELVESYQQLNTQKRQQFYEQTYLPISQQSHAILEETQSYLVQRADEQQQAYQKDVQFGYWLLGGVCTFVVLLVVFIGFIATKAVNVPTRQLKSLLKRAEQGDFTANASYVAHDELGEVVLSYNQMATEVKRLLHTVTNSAQEVAGMTENLQESSERSSTATVKIAKDVQSIADLTSASTSKLASNSASLEEVLNGVQIVLEKVQLVESFAHETAREAESGTDIVQANLTQIQAIKRAVEKSNIAIFKLVERASTIDHMVEVIEKITAQTNLLALNASIEAARAGEHGQGFAIVANEVRKLAEQTVHSTQTITSIVQNIQTDSHYAVKMMEGVLSATEKGVNVTSETATSFDQILEKVNIIQPYIVEVSTTVQDIAEHTKKVNEDAGMLTALSDTNAASTKHVAKLTTDQLNAQQQFHHTIKELRKVSKVLQIAVKRFSI, encoded by the coding sequence ATGCATTTTTTTCGTTATATTAAGGTAAAAGATAAGCTGCTTGTACTCATGATTGTTTGTGTACTATCGAATGTCCTACTAGGTATATTTAGTGTGGATTATTTACGGAAAATGTCATGGCATGCAAGCGAAAGTTATACCGAGGCACTTGTACCGATTGGATGGCTGAATGAGCTTGAGGAAGCGCAAAGGCACTTGGATTATTTAATGGATTCAGGTGGCGAATATCGAGAGATGACAGCTATTCTAAAAAATATTGAACAGCCTTTAAGCGATTTAGAAAAGATAGTAATCGATAAAAAGATGAATCATCAAGTAAATAAGTATAATTCGGTATTCTCACAGCAGATAGAATTAGTTGAAAGTTATCAGCAGTTAAATACGCAAAAACGTCAGCAGTTTTATGAGCAGACCTATTTACCGATTAGCCAACAAAGCCATGCCATTTTAGAAGAGACGCAGAGCTATTTAGTTCAAAGAGCAGATGAACAGCAACAAGCGTACCAAAAAGATGTGCAATTTGGTTATTGGTTATTAGGGGGTGTTTGTACATTTGTCGTACTATTAGTTGTTTTCATTGGCTTCATCGCAACGAAGGCTGTTAATGTACCGACACGTCAGTTGAAATCACTGTTAAAACGTGCAGAACAAGGTGATTTTACAGCGAATGCGAGCTATGTGGCGCATGATGAACTTGGAGAAGTTGTATTGTCATATAATCAGATGGCAACAGAAGTAAAGCGATTGTTACATACGGTTACAAATAGTGCGCAAGAGGTTGCAGGAATGACGGAAAATTTACAAGAATCCTCGGAGCGATCTTCTACAGCTACAGTAAAAATAGCAAAGGATGTGCAAAGTATTGCAGATTTGACATCTGCATCTACTAGTAAATTAGCGTCCAATTCTGCTTCATTAGAAGAAGTATTAAACGGTGTACAGATTGTCTTAGAAAAAGTGCAGCTTGTAGAGAGCTTTGCACATGAGACTGCCCGTGAGGCAGAAAGTGGTACAGATATTGTACAGGCGAATTTAACCCAAATTCAAGCTATAAAGCGCGCTGTTGAAAAATCAAATATAGCTATTTTTAAACTAGTGGAAAGAGCCTCTACAATCGACCATATGGTTGAAGTGATTGAAAAAATAACAGCTCAAACCAATCTGCTTGCGCTAAATGCGTCCATCGAAGCGGCGAGAGCTGGTGAACATGGGCAAGGATTTGCGATTGTCGCCAACGAAGTACGTAAACTAGCTGAACAAACAGTACATTCAACTCAAACTATTACGTCTATTGTACAAAATATCCAAACCGATTCTCACTACGCTGTCAAGATGATGGAAGGCGTACTAAGTGCTACAGAAAAGGGTGTAAATGTAACGTCAGAAACAGCAACAAGCTTCGATCAAATATTGGAAAAGGTCAATATCATTCAGCCATATATTGTAGAAGTATCGACGACAGTACAAGATATAGCTGAACATACAAAGAAGGTTAATGAAGATGCAGGTATGTTAACAGCTCTTTCAGATACGAATGCAGCCTCGACTAAACATGTAGCGAAGTTAACGACAGATCAATTAAATGCTCAGCAACAATTTCATCATACGATTAAAGAATTACGAAAAGTTTCAAAGGTATTACAAATTGCTGTTAAACGTTTTTCAATCTAA
- a CDS encoding L-threonine 3-dehydrogenase: MEKIMVTGALGQIGSELVEKLRSIYGEDNVLATDIRKLEHTKGPFEVLDVTDGQRMHDLAKDFGADTMMHLAALLSATAERNPLLAWNLNMGGLMNALEVSRELNLQFFTPSSIGAFGPSTPKDNTPQDTLQRPTTMYGVNKVAGELLCDYYFNRFGVDTRGVRFPGLISYVTPPGGGTTDYAVEIFYEAIEQGKYTSYIQEGTYMDMMYMPDALQAIVDLMEADSSKLIHRNAFNITAMSFEPSQIAAEIKKHLPQFRMDYNVDPVRQAIADSWPNSINVDAAKNEWGFKAEYDLAKMTIDMLEKLKIKLQKKAIS, encoded by the coding sequence ATGGAAAAGATTATGGTTACAGGTGCTCTTGGGCAAATAGGCTCTGAGCTGGTAGAAAAACTTCGTAGTATTTATGGAGAGGACAATGTATTAGCTACCGATATACGAAAGCTTGAACATACAAAGGGGCCATTCGAAGTGCTGGACGTGACGGATGGACAAAGGATGCATGATTTAGCTAAGGATTTCGGTGCAGATACAATGATGCATTTAGCCGCACTACTATCTGCAACTGCAGAAAGAAATCCATTGCTTGCTTGGAATTTAAACATGGGTGGTCTGATGAATGCGTTAGAAGTTTCCCGTGAGTTAAATTTACAATTTTTCACGCCAAGTTCTATTGGTGCATTTGGTCCATCAACACCTAAGGATAATACGCCACAAGATACATTACAGCGTCCAACAACGATGTATGGTGTAAATAAAGTCGCGGGAGAATTATTATGTGACTATTATTTTAATCGTTTTGGCGTAGATACACGTGGTGTACGCTTCCCAGGATTGATTTCGTACGTAACGCCTCCTGGCGGTGGTACAACGGATTATGCCGTAGAAATCTTCTACGAAGCGATTGAACAAGGGAAGTATACTTCGTATATACAAGAAGGAACTTACATGGATATGATGTATATGCCAGATGCGTTACAAGCTATTGTCGATTTAATGGAGGCTGATAGTAGTAAACTAATTCATCGCAATGCATTTAATATTACGGCGATGAGTTTTGAACCATCACAAATTGCAGCCGAAATTAAAAAACATTTGCCACAATTCCGAATGGATTATAATGTCGATCCGGTTCGTCAGGCGATTGCGGATAGTTGGCCAAATTCTATCAATGTTGATGCAGCCAAAAATGAATGGGGCTTTAAAGCAGAGTATGATTTAGCCAAGATGACTATCGATATGTTGGAGAAATTAAAAATTAAACTGCAAAAGAAGGCTATTTCATAA
- a CDS encoding FtsW/RodA/SpoVE family cell cycle protein has translation MQLKKLDSSLAISLLLLGITSCLFVHSSSTAFEQYSSLFIIKQFIYYSLGFLIMYGVATLDIEQLKKIGWPFYWVIVALTFGLFIAPESIARTINEAKSWYQIPLLGSLQPSEFLKFAFLIVVSKVIVAHQAKYVRPSFLSDMRLLLMIGIITLPPTLAVYKQPDTGMVMLYMAMILPMIYFSGIQTKLLVIFTAIPVTIVSAIVILYVKFNDFFTEKILSKLSGHQVSRIYGWLQPYEYTDSSFQTRQGFMAIGTGEFTGKGYLQNNVYVPEKHTDFIFSAIAEELGFVGGAFVITLLFFVIYRIVLITVEAKDPFMTLMGAGISSLLAFQITQNIGMTIGLLPVTGVTLPFLSYGGSSLLSNFMLMGIVMVIHNSYSGYMFKTSQV, from the coding sequence TTGCAGTTAAAGAAATTAGATAGCAGTTTAGCAATAAGTCTATTGTTGCTAGGTATTACTAGTTGCCTCTTCGTACACTCTAGCAGTACAGCGTTTGAACAGTATTCTAGTCTGTTTATCATAAAGCAATTTATCTATTATAGTCTGGGCTTTTTAATTATGTATGGCGTAGCAACACTTGATATTGAGCAACTAAAAAAAATCGGCTGGCCCTTTTATTGGGTTATAGTAGCGCTAACATTCGGATTATTTATCGCACCGGAAAGCATCGCGCGCACCATAAATGAAGCAAAATCTTGGTATCAGATTCCACTTTTAGGGTCGTTACAACCATCAGAATTTTTGAAGTTCGCATTTTTAATTGTTGTCAGTAAAGTGATTGTCGCCCATCAAGCAAAATATGTGCGTCCTTCCTTTTTATCAGATATGCGATTGCTATTGATGATTGGCATCATTACACTTCCACCAACACTCGCTGTATATAAGCAACCGGATACAGGCATGGTTATGTTATATATGGCAATGATATTACCGATGATTTACTTTTCAGGTATCCAAACAAAATTACTCGTCATTTTCACAGCTATTCCTGTGACCATCGTTAGTGCAATCGTTATTCTCTATGTAAAATTTAATGATTTTTTTACAGAAAAAATATTAAGTAAGTTATCTGGGCATCAAGTTTCTCGTATTTACGGGTGGTTACAACCCTATGAATATACGGACTCCTCCTTTCAAACTAGACAAGGCTTTATGGCCATCGGTACAGGAGAATTTACTGGTAAAGGCTATTTACAAAATAATGTCTATGTTCCAGAAAAGCATACCGATTTTATTTTTTCTGCCATCGCTGAAGAATTAGGATTTGTTGGTGGAGCCTTTGTCATTACATTATTATTTTTTGTAATTTATCGTATTGTTCTTATTACAGTAGAAGCAAAGGATCCATTTATGACCCTTATGGGTGCGGGTATCTCCAGTTTACTAGCATTCCAAATTACACAAAATATTGGCATGACGATCGGACTTTTACCTGTAACAGGTGTAACGTTACCGTTTTTAAGTTACGGAGGTAGTTCACTACTATCAAATTTCATGTTAATGGGTATTGTTATGGTTATCCATAATTCTTATAGCGGCTATATGTTTAAAACCTCACAAGTTTAG